A genomic stretch from Anaerococcus mediterraneensis includes:
- the secG gene encoding preprotein translocase subunit SecG: MSNFLAIIMMIASLIIIVAVTLQDPKTDGLGALSGTKTNVFGKSAHKSKNEMLDKFVISGGVLLFLGSIIFIALN, from the coding sequence ATGTCTAATTTTCTAGCAATAATTATGATGATCGCATCACTTATAATAATAGTTGCGGTAACCTTACAAGATCCAAAAACAGACGGTCTTGGAGCATTGTCTGGTACTAAAACAAATGTTTTTGGTAAAAGTGCCCACAAATCAAAAAACGAAATGCTTGATAAATTTGTTATCAGTGGTGGAGTGCTTTTATTTTTAGGAAGTATAATATTTATAGCATTAAACTAA
- a CDS encoding GNAT family N-acetyltransferase: MIFKEMTIKDLDIVASFYISYYNENEGGSWTYEKAYKRIRQVFLIDDSYCLLQYDNKALVGFLMGYIKEYDDLRSYFLEEIVISKNYQGKGYGSSFMKELEDRLVDKDVSLIELISVNDDKHRKFYRNLSFGQSTNLIMMSKFIK, from the coding sequence ATGATATTTAAAGAAATGACAATAAAAGATCTTGATATAGTAGCTAGTTTTTATATATCTTATTATAATGAAAATGAAGGTGGAAGCTGGACCTACGAAAAAGCTTATAAGAGAATAAGACAAGTATTTTTAATTGATGATTCCTACTGCTTATTGCAATATGATAATAAGGCCCTAGTTGGTTTTTTGATGGGATATATCAAGGAATATGATGATCTTAGGTCTTATTTTTTAGAAGAAATCGTCATTTCTAAAAATTACCAGGGCAAGGGTTATGGTTCTAGTTTCATGAAAGAATTAGAAGATAGATTGGTGGATAAGGATGTAAGCCTAATAGAGCTTATAAGTGTGAACGATGATAAACACCGCAAATTTTATAGAAATTTATCTTTCGGACAATCAACTAATCTAATCATGATGTCAAAATTTATTAAATGA
- the tpiA gene encoding triose-phosphate isomerase: MRKPVIVGNWKMNMTVSEAKNLLEEIKKLDLDENVEAGVCTPSIDLPIAREILDGTNVGFGGQNMYFEESGAFTGEVSPTMLTDIGAKYVILGHSERREYFKECDCLINKKVKAALEHNLIPILCCGETLEEREANEHEAKVKSQIEKDLKDVSKEDIEKVIIAYEPIWAIGTGKTASSDDADAMCGFIRSLIEEKYGKDAAEKIRIQYGGSVKPNNVVELMGKENIDGALVGGASLKAEDFAALVNFNK, encoded by the coding sequence ATGCGCAAACCAGTAATAGTTGGAAACTGGAAAATGAATATGACAGTTTCTGAAGCAAAAAACCTACTTGAAGAAATAAAAAAACTAGACCTTGATGAAAATGTTGAGGCAGGAGTTTGTACTCCATCTATTGACCTACCAATAGCAAGAGAGATTCTTGACGGAACTAATGTTGGTTTTGGTGGACAAAATATGTATTTTGAAGAAAGCGGTGCATTTACAGGAGAGGTTTCTCCAACAATGCTAACAGATATTGGAGCCAAATATGTTATTTTGGGCCACTCTGAAAGACGTGAGTATTTTAAAGAGTGTGACTGCTTGATTAATAAAAAAGTAAAAGCAGCCCTAGAACATAATTTGATACCTATTCTTTGCTGTGGTGAAACTCTTGAAGAAAGAGAAGCAAATGAACATGAAGCAAAGGTAAAAAGCCAAATAGAAAAAGACCTTAAAGATGTTTCTAAAGAAGATATTGAAAAAGTAATTATTGCCTACGAACCAATTTGGGCTATTGGAACAGGTAAAACTGCTTCAAGTGATGATGCTGATGCTATGTGTGGCTTTATTAGAAGCTTGATAGAAGAAAAGTATGGCAAGGATGCAGCTGAAAAAATAAGGATCCAATATGGTGGATCTGTCAAGCCAAACAATGTTGTAGAGCTAATGGGCAAAGAGAATATTGACGGTGCCCTTGTCGGTGGAGCAAGCTTGAAAGCAGAAGATTTCGCTGCTTTAGTTAACTTTAATAAATAA
- a CDS encoding phosphoglycerate kinase → MNKKTLRDLDVKGKKVLVRVDFNVPLSKENREDIADDTRIRAALPTIDYLVENGAKVILMSHLGRPKGEANPEFSLKPVAKWLENHYGDKFHFLPCPEVVSEKIEGQVNNLKDGEISLLENTRYVAGETKNDQEFAKKLAGLADLYVNDAFGTSHRAHSSNVGVASILPSAVGFLIEKEIDVMGKALESPEHPFVSILGGAKVSDKIGVIENLITKVDTILIGGGMAYTFLKAQGKEIGKSLLEEDKMDLSLELIKKAEANGVEILLPVDVVIADEIKAGIDTEIVDIDSIPVDKEALDIGPKTAELFAKKIKEAKTVVWNGPMGVFEIKEFSNGTNQVAKALAESDAVTIVGGGDSALAIEMAGLKDKITHVSTGGGASLEFLEGKDLPGITSIENK, encoded by the coding sequence ATGAATAAAAAAACACTAAGAGATTTAGACGTAAAGGGTAAAAAAGTCCTTGTAAGAGTAGATTTTAACGTACCATTATCAAAAGAAAATAGAGAAGATATAGCTGATGATACTAGAATAAGAGCAGCACTTCCTACTATAGATTACTTGGTAGAAAATGGCGCAAAAGTCATTCTTATGAGCCACCTAGGAAGACCAAAAGGAGAAGCAAATCCTGAATTTTCATTAAAACCAGTAGCTAAGTGGTTAGAAAATCATTATGGAGATAAATTCCATTTCTTGCCATGTCCAGAAGTAGTTTCTGAGAAAATTGAGGGTCAAGTAAATAATTTAAAAGATGGAGAAATATCCTTACTTGAAAATACAAGATATGTAGCAGGCGAAACAAAAAATGACCAAGAATTTGCTAAAAAACTTGCAGGACTTGCAGACCTATATGTAAATGATGCCTTTGGTACAAGCCACAGAGCTCACTCATCAAACGTTGGTGTAGCAAGTATTTTGCCATCAGCAGTTGGATTTTTGATAGAAAAAGAAATAGATGTTATGGGCAAGGCCTTAGAGTCACCAGAACATCCATTTGTATCTATACTTGGTGGTGCAAAAGTATCTGATAAAATAGGCGTAATAGAAAATCTAATTACAAAAGTAGACACAATTTTAATCGGCGGTGGAATGGCTTATACCTTCCTAAAAGCTCAAGGAAAAGAAATAGGAAAATCACTACTAGAAGAAGACAAGATGGACCTATCTCTAGAGCTTATTAAAAAAGCAGAGGCTAATGGTGTTGAGATCTTATTGCCTGTTGATGTTGTTATAGCAGATGAAATAAAAGCAGGAATTGATACTGAAATAGTAGATATTGACTCTATACCAGTAGATAAAGAGGCATTGGATATCGGACCAAAAACTGCAGAACTTTTTGCAAAGAAAATAAAAGAAGCAAAGACAGTTGTGTGGAATGGACCAATGGGAGTATTTGAAATAAAAGAATTCTCAAATGGTACTAACCAAGTTGCAAAAGCTCTTGCAGAATCTGATGCAGTAACTATAGTTGGTGGTGGAGATAGTGCCCTAGCTATAGAAATGGCAGGACTAAAAGACAAGATTACTCATGTTTCTACAGGTGGTGGAGCTAGTCTAGAGTTTTTAGAAGGTAAAGACCTACCTGGTATTACATCTATAGAAAATAAGTAA
- the smpB gene encoding SsrA-binding protein SmpB: MKLLANNKKAYHDYFIEEKYEAGLSLVGSEVKSIKQGKVSIKEAFISDKNGEMFVYGMHVTPYSEAYDQKIDPTRTRKLLLHKKEINSLIGKKTIDGYTLVPLRVYDKDGLIKIEIALAKGKKQYDKRESIKRKDDKRRIERALKNY, translated from the coding sequence ATGAAGTTATTAGCCAATAATAAAAAAGCATATCATGATTATTTTATAGAAGAAAAATATGAAGCAGGCCTGTCCCTTGTTGGTAGCGAGGTAAAATCGATCAAGCAGGGAAAAGTTTCTATTAAAGAAGCTTTTATCTCTGATAAGAACGGTGAGATGTTTGTATACGGTATGCACGTGACCCCATATAGCGAAGCATATGATCAAAAAATAGATCCGACTAGGACCAGAAAACTCCTTCTTCATAAAAAAGAAATAAATTCCCTTATAGGTAAAAAAACCATTGATGGTTACACCTTGGTTCCTCTTAGGGTTTATGATAAGGATGGTCTTATAAAGATAGAAATAGCCCTAGCCAAGGGTAAAAAGCAATATGATAAGAGGGAATCTATAAAGAGAAAAGATGATAAGAGACGTATAGAAAGAGCCTTGAAAAATTATTAG
- the eno gene encoding phosphopyruvate hydratase, with the protein MSLITSVYARQILDSRGNPTVEVEVETELGGFGRASVPSGASTGEWEAVELRDGDKNYYLGKSVLKAVDNVNEIIAEELEYAYDVTDQIGVDNAMIELDGTENKGKLGANAILGVSLAVAKAAANELGMPLYNYIGGTNAKLLPTPMMNILNGGEHADNSVDIQEFMIFPLGADSFAHALQMGTEVFHSLKSVLSSKGYNTAVGDEGGFAPNLKSNEEALEIICEAIEKAGYTPGKDVYIAMDCASSEFYNKEDGKYHLDGEGTVKTEDEMIDWLEELVNKYPIISIEDGLDENDWEGWAKLTERLGKKVQLVGDDLFVTNTSKLEKGIAEGVANSILIKVNQIGSLTETLNAIEMAKEAGYTAVVSHRSGETEDVTISDLVVAVNAGQIKTGAPSRTDRVAKYNQLLRIEDELWDDARFKGLDALYNLK; encoded by the coding sequence ATGAGTTTAATAACAAGTGTATATGCAAGACAAATTCTAGATTCAAGAGGAAACCCAACTGTAGAAGTTGAAGTTGAAACAGAATTAGGCGGCTTTGGTAGAGCAAGTGTACCATCAGGTGCATCTACTGGAGAATGGGAAGCTGTTGAGCTTAGAGATGGAGATAAAAACTATTATCTAGGCAAATCAGTTCTAAAAGCTGTTGATAATGTAAATGAAATTATAGCAGAAGAATTAGAATATGCTTATGATGTTACAGATCAAATCGGTGTAGACAATGCTATGATCGAGCTTGATGGAACAGAAAATAAAGGTAAACTTGGTGCCAACGCTATCCTTGGTGTATCTCTAGCAGTAGCAAAGGCTGCAGCTAATGAGCTTGGTATGCCACTTTATAATTATATAGGGGGAACAAATGCTAAACTTCTACCAACACCAATGATGAACATTTTAAATGGTGGCGAGCATGCTGATAACTCTGTAGATATACAAGAATTTATGATATTTCCATTAGGTGCTGATAGCTTTGCTCATGCTCTACAAATGGGTACAGAAGTATTCCACAGTCTAAAGTCAGTTCTATCTAGCAAGGGCTACAACACAGCTGTAGGTGATGAAGGTGGATTTGCTCCAAACCTAAAATCAAACGAAGAAGCTTTAGAAATCATCTGTGAAGCAATAGAAAAAGCAGGATACACACCTGGTAAAGATGTTTATATTGCTATGGACTGTGCATCATCTGAATTCTACAACAAGGAAGATGGTAAATACCACCTTGACGGAGAAGGAACAGTTAAGACAGAAGATGAAATGATCGACTGGTTAGAAGAACTAGTTAACAAATATCCAATCATCTCAATCGAAGATGGTCTAGATGAAAATGACTGGGAAGGTTGGGCAAAACTTACAGAAAGACTTGGTAAAAAAGTACAATTAGTAGGTGATGACCTATTTGTAACAAACACAAGCAAACTTGAGAAAGGTATAGCAGAAGGCGTTGCAAACTCAATCCTAATCAAAGTTAACCAAATCGGTTCATTGACTGAAACATTAAATGCAATAGAAATGGCTAAAGAAGCTGGTTATACAGCAGTAGTATCTCACAGATCAGGAGAAACAGAAGATGTTACAATTTCTGACCTTGTAGTAGCAGTAAATGCTGGACAAATCAAAACAGGTGCACCTTCAAGAACAGATAGGGTTGCAAAATACAATCAACTACTTAGAATTGAAGATGAGCTATGGGATGATGCAAGATTTAAAGGCCTAGATGCTCTATACAATTTAAAATAA
- the rnr gene encoding ribonuclease R yields the protein MNIKELIYNLVYDESYQPMTIKELELYLKADKYTKAAIKDIIKELEKEDKIRISNKKRILPLSDDDINLTGKISMASGGYGFFISNNEDYDDVYISRDKMNSAKNNDKVKISIIREKTKTKNAEGQVEKILERANEEIIGTYQANKGFGFVISDSKYYTDDIYIDKKYSKGAKDGDKVAAEILLYPKNGNPEGRVVDIIGSKHDKNIDVLSIVRQNKIPSDFSKQTKKELLYIGDEVREDELIGRTDFTDLYTVTIDGRDSKDFDDAISIEKNEGNYDLYVHIADVSHYVKKSTDIDNDAYEKGNSTYLYNIVLPMLPEKLSNGICSLNPDTLRLTITCKMTIDPNGKVIDNNFYKSYIESNKRLVYDDVNNYLLGDKEVYDDQILEEKLKLFDELYKILHKSRQKRGSIDFNFQESQIDVSENGEVLNIQALERGPGNKMIEEFMLVANETVASLFAYMDFPFLYRIHEKPSEEKLEVFKSVLNTMGYNIRGLELHPKDFQNILKEVSGKKEEHIINMLMLRTMKKAKYSNYPDIHFGLSTRFYTHFTAPIRRYPDLIVHRLLKSYIENRLTKINQTSLEKSLEKAAYHLSITERRSEETEREVEKLMKCKYMVKYIGKSFTGRISSITDFGFFIELDNTVEGLFMYKFSDDRYEFLESTLKAYNTDTKTYYSIGQEVRVKLVNVDILKRDIDFYLEEDDEVISQ from the coding sequence ATGAACATAAAAGAACTGATATATAATTTAGTCTATGATGAGTCATACCAGCCAATGACTATCAAAGAACTGGAATTATATTTAAAAGCTGACAAATATACAAAAGCAGCTATTAAAGACATTATAAAGGAACTAGAAAAAGAAGATAAGATTCGAATCTCTAATAAAAAAAGAATACTCCCTCTAAGTGACGATGATATTAACCTCACTGGAAAAATCTCTATGGCATCTGGTGGTTATGGATTTTTTATATCAAATAATGAAGATTATGATGATGTATATATTAGCCGAGATAAGATGAATAGTGCAAAAAATAATGACAAAGTTAAAATTAGTATAATTAGAGAAAAAACTAAAACAAAAAATGCAGAAGGACAGGTAGAAAAAATCCTAGAAAGAGCTAACGAAGAGATAATAGGTACCTATCAAGCAAATAAGGGATTTGGATTTGTAATCAGTGATAGCAAGTATTATACTGATGATATTTATATAGACAAAAAATATTCAAAAGGCGCCAAAGACGGTGATAAAGTAGCAGCAGAGATCTTGCTTTATCCTAAAAATGGCAATCCTGAAGGTAGGGTTGTAGACATTATTGGAAGCAAACATGATAAGAACATAGATGTATTATCTATTGTCAGACAAAATAAAATACCAAGTGATTTTTCTAAACAGACTAAAAAAGAGCTCCTATATATAGGAGATGAGGTTAGAGAAGATGAGCTTATAGGTAGGACTGATTTTACAGATTTATATACAGTTACCATAGATGGTAGGGATTCTAAGGATTTTGATGATGCAATATCCATAGAAAAAAATGAAGGCAACTATGACCTTTATGTTCATATTGCAGATGTGAGCCACTATGTGAAAAAATCAACGGATATAGATAATGATGCCTACGAAAAAGGTAATTCAACCTATTTGTATAATATAGTTTTGCCGATGTTGCCTGAAAAACTATCTAATGGTATTTGTTCCCTAAATCCTGATACTCTTAGACTAACTATCACATGCAAGATGACAATAGATCCTAATGGTAAAGTTATTGATAATAATTTTTATAAATCTTATATAGAGTCAAATAAAAGACTGGTCTATGATGATGTAAATAATTATTTGTTAGGAGATAAAGAAGTTTATGATGATCAAATATTAGAAGAGAAATTAAAATTATTTGACGAGCTTTACAAGATTCTCCACAAGTCTAGACAAAAAAGAGGATCAATAGATTTCAATTTCCAAGAAAGTCAGATTGATGTTTCAGAAAATGGTGAGGTGTTAAATATCCAAGCTCTAGAAAGAGGGCCTGGTAACAAGATGATTGAGGAATTTATGCTAGTAGCTAATGAGACAGTAGCAAGTCTTTTTGCTTATATGGATTTCCCATTCTTATATAGGATCCACGAAAAACCTAGTGAAGAAAAGCTAGAAGTATTTAAGTCAGTTTTAAATACTATGGGATATAATATAAGAGGTTTAGAGCTACATCCAAAAGATTTCCAAAATATTTTAAAGGAAGTTTCTGGCAAAAAGGAAGAGCATATTATAAATATGCTTATGCTTAGGACTATGAAAAAAGCTAAATATAGCAATTATCCAGACATTCACTTTGGACTTTCTACCAGGTTTTATACACACTTTACAGCACCAATTAGAAGATATCCTGACCTTATAGTCCACAGACTTTTGAAATCCTATATAGAAAATAGACTTACAAAAATAAATCAGACAAGTTTAGAAAAATCTCTTGAAAAAGCTGCCTATCACTTATCTATCACAGAAAGACGAAGCGAAGAGACAGAAAGAGAAGTAGAAAAACTTATGAAATGTAAGTATATGGTCAAATATATTGGTAAATCATTTACTGGTAGGATAAGCTCAATTACGGACTTTGGGTTCTTTATTGAGCTTGATAATACAGTTGAGGGTTTGTTTATGTACAAGTTTTCTGATGACAGATATGAGTTTTTAGAATCTACTCTCAAGGCATATAATACTGACACAAAAACATATTATTCTATAGGTCAAGAAGTAAGGGTCAAACTTGTAAATGTAGATATTTTGAAAAGAGATATAGATTTTTATTTGGAGGAAGATGATGAAGTTATTAGCCAATAA